The stretch of DNA GAGGGCGCATCGAAAACTCCTGGTTGGCGAGGTGAAGGGCTGTGGTGAGCAGGGAGGGTTAGCGTTTGATCTGGTAGGAGGCCAGGGCGTCGTCGATGGCTGCGCTGGCTTCTTCGTAGCGATCCTGGCGGCCGCCGGCTTCGATGAGGTGAATGCGCTTCTCGGTGACAAAGAGGGCCAGGGTGTAGCGGTAGGGCGCGCCGTTCTGGTCGCGTCCAAACTCAAAGCGCAGGCCTTCTTCGCCGCTGGCCGCCTGCACCTCGGAGGTCGAAAGCAGCGCGTAGCCGCCGCGGGTGCGCATGCGCTCCATCACCGCCTGCTCCCAGAACGCCAGCGACGCCGGGGGCGCATCGGCGCTGCGCGACTCGCCGACCTCGAAGGTCTGCGCGCGCATGACCACGCCGTTGTGGGTCATGGCCACGTAATCGGCGGCGGTGTCTTTTGTTTTGGAGACCTCCACCATCTGATCGGGGGTGGTGATGTGGAAGTCGGCGCAGGCCACCGTGCTCAGGGCCGTGGCCAGCAGAGCGGCGTGCAGCAGTCGTCTCATTGGTGTGATCATCGCGTGGCCTCCGGGGCGCGCAAGAGCGACTCCAGGCCGAGCTCATTGAGCCAGGAGAAGGGCAAGAGGTAGTCGTCGGCGGGGAGCTCGGCGTGCTGACGCACCTGGAAGTGGATGTCGATGGTGGAGAGGGCAATCTGCTGGGAGAGGTTTTCGATCTGGGAGCGCAGCTGCTCGATCTCCTGGGTGAGGCGCGCGAGCTGGGCTTCGACGCGGAGGGTGTCCTCGACGGTCTGGGCGCGCTCCAGGATGGCGCTCATACGGGCGTGGACCTCCAGCGCGTTTTGCAGGCGGATGTTGAGGTCGCGGTAGGCCTCGGAGACGTCGTGGGCCTGCCACTGGGTGTGGGAGACTTCTCCCAGACGCGAGAGCTCGTCGAGGGCCTGGCGAAAGTGCTCGGCCGGGATGCGCAGGGTGAGCTGCTGGGTGGTGCGCCGGGAGGCGTAGCCCCCGAGGCGCTCGGTGAGAGCGAGGGCGGCCTGCTGGACGGTGTCGACCTGGTAGACGGCCATGTGCAGCGAGGCGGAGTAGACCAGCAGGCGTTGGGCGGGGGCCTGCTCAGCCGGTGCCGACTCGGAGGTCGTCCCGGCGCCCGGCCCGGGCGAAGCGCCGGTGGCCCG from Lujinxingia litoralis encodes:
- a CDS encoding DUF4349 domain-containing protein, with translation RATGASPGPGAGTTSESAPAEQAPAQRLLVYSASLHMAVYQVDTVQQAALALTERLGGYASRRTTQQLTLRIPAEHFRQALDELSRLGEVSHTQWQAHDVSEAYRDLNIRLQNALEVHARMSAILERAQTVEDTLRVEAQLARLTQEIEQLRSQIENLSQQIALSTIDIHFQVRQHAELPADDYLLPFSWLNELGLESLLRAPEATR